Proteins encoded by one window of Candidatus Neomarinimicrobiota bacterium:
- the pckA gene encoding phosphoenolpyruvate carboxykinase (ATP), which translates to MDLTYLGLSGQKNLSRNVIPEVLIETALKRGEGELGMQGALMVDTGKYTGRSPKDRFLVDEPTTSPNIWWGSVNQPVSQKVFDLLYGKIIDYYNRNEDGLGAFVFDGLSGAEPETSLPVRFIAKKAWQAIFVNNMFIRPTREELGEFAPEFTIINASPIIDEEWRKHGLHSETFIIFDLKRSIGIIGGSEYGGEMKKGIFSIMNYYLPLKGILTMHCAANVDLNGDESALFFGLSGTGKTTLSTDQDRLLVGDDEHGWSDSGVFNLEGGCYAKAINLSKEAEPGIWNAISHGALLENLVYDKKTRQIDFSNASKTENTRICYPLNHIEASLYSKGKPSRADHPKRILFLSCDAYGILPPVARLTPEQAMYHFISGYTAKVAGTERGITEPQATFSPCFGGPFLTLHPTVYAELFRRKIKKHGTKVYLVNTGWSGGSAVSGASRMPIGATRRMVTAILTGEIEEAEFVKEPVFGLDVPTAIGGVDGTVLMPRSTWPDVDSYDRTARKLADKFKNNFTLYGDEEPSLEAAGPQI; encoded by the coding sequence ATGGATCTCACATATCTCGGGCTGTCGGGACAAAAGAATTTAAGCCGGAACGTGATTCCGGAGGTACTGATTGAAACGGCCCTGAAGCGGGGGGAGGGCGAACTGGGAATGCAGGGTGCTTTGATGGTGGATACGGGAAAGTACACGGGTCGCTCCCCAAAAGACAGGTTCCTTGTAGATGAACCGACGACCTCTCCCAATATCTGGTGGGGCTCAGTCAATCAACCGGTTTCCCAGAAGGTGTTTGATCTTCTGTATGGCAAAATCATCGATTATTACAACAGGAACGAGGACGGTCTGGGTGCTTTCGTATTTGATGGGTTGAGTGGTGCGGAACCGGAAACCTCGCTTCCTGTCAGATTTATCGCCAAGAAGGCCTGGCAGGCGATCTTCGTTAACAACATGTTCATCAGACCAACCCGGGAGGAACTTGGGGAATTTGCACCCGAGTTTACGATAATCAATGCTTCACCGATTATCGATGAAGAATGGAGGAAACATGGATTGCATTCGGAAACTTTTATCATATTTGATCTGAAGCGGAGTATAGGAATTATTGGCGGTTCCGAGTACGGCGGAGAAATGAAAAAGGGGATCTTTTCAATAATGAATTACTATTTGCCGCTGAAAGGGATACTCACTATGCATTGCGCCGCCAACGTGGATCTGAACGGTGACGAGTCCGCCCTGTTTTTCGGTCTGTCTGGCACTGGAAAAACAACCCTTTCCACCGATCAGGACCGTCTGCTTGTCGGTGACGATGAACACGGTTGGTCGGACTCGGGGGTATTCAATCTTGAAGGAGGGTGCTATGCCAAGGCGATCAATCTCAGCAAGGAGGCTGAACCGGGAATTTGGAATGCCATCAGTCACGGGGCCCTTCTGGAGAACCTGGTTTATGATAAGAAGACAAGACAGATCGATTTCTCTAACGCCAGCAAGACGGAGAATACACGCATCTGCTATCCCCTCAATCACATAGAGGCTTCCCTCTATTCCAAGGGCAAACCGAGCAGAGCGGACCATCCGAAAAGAATTCTCTTCCTTTCGTGCGATGCCTATGGCATACTCCCGCCAGTGGCACGGTTGACACCTGAACAGGCTATGTATCATTTCATCAGCGGGTATACGGCCAAGGTAGCCGGTACAGAAAGGGGAATAACGGAACCCCAGGCGACTTTCTCTCCCTGTTTTGGAGGACCGTTCTTAACTCTTCACCCCACGGTCTATGCCGAACTGTTCAGGAGAAAAATAAAGAAGCATGGGACCAAAGTGTACCTGGTCAACACGGGCTGGAGCGGGGGATCGGCGGTATCAGGTGCCAGTCGAATGCCCATAGGGGCGACAAGGCGCATGGTTACAGCCATATTGACGGGAGAAATTGAAGAGGCAGAGTTTGTCAAGGAGCCGGTCTTTGGTCTCGATGTTCCCACGGCGATTGGTGGAGTGGACGGCACCGTTCTCATGCCCCGGAGCACCTGGCCTGATGTAGATTCCTATGACAGGACGGCCCGAAAGCTGGCTGACAAGTTCAAAAACAACTTCACCCTTTATGGAGACGAGGAACCGTCGTTGGAGGCCGCTGGTCCTCAAATCTGA
- a CDS encoding sugar phosphate nucleotidyltransferase, with amino-acid sequence MKVIIPVAGRGTRLLPFTQSRQKCLLPVAGKPVIDHILPPLIEQGFDEIILVTGYLEDQIREYTRKYDASFRFVRQEEPLGLGHAVYQGLENRDDPVLIQLGDVIYHHDFSSFCTTDHHRIAVDRVPDPERFGIVSVEGGRVMRVWEKPENPPSNLAVIGLYYLSNQRPLWEALTYLIDHNITTKGEIQLADAFQELIDSKEVVTVDFLPNWYDCGIPETFLSSNKALLTSSGLSIEGSTIIEPVSIGSGCHIESSTVGPFVTIMDDCQVVNSRLDDTIVLWDSEIRDATVSHAIVGNGHRLP; translated from the coding sequence GTGAAAGTTATCATCCCCGTCGCTGGACGGGGCACGCGACTTCTTCCCTTTACCCAATCAAGGCAGAAATGTCTCCTGCCGGTGGCGGGCAAACCTGTCATTGACCATATTCTTCCTCCCTTGATTGAACAAGGATTCGACGAGATCATTCTCGTGACGGGCTATCTGGAGGACCAGATAAGGGAGTACACAAGAAAGTATGATGCTTCCTTCCGCTTCGTTCGACAGGAAGAGCCCCTGGGACTTGGACACGCGGTCTACCAGGGTCTTGAGAACCGTGACGATCCTGTGCTGATCCAACTGGGTGACGTAATCTATCATCACGATTTCTCCAGCTTTTGCACTACCGATCACCACAGAATTGCCGTGGACAGAGTGCCCGATCCAGAACGGTTTGGCATCGTTTCCGTCGAAGGTGGCCGGGTTATGCGGGTCTGGGAAAAACCTGAAAATCCCCCATCCAATCTGGCGGTAATCGGTCTTTACTACCTTTCGAACCAGCGGCCACTCTGGGAGGCGTTGACGTATCTGATTGATCATAATATTACGACAAAGGGGGAGATACAGTTGGCTGACGCTTTCCAGGAATTGATTGACTCGAAAGAAGTTGTCACGGTTGATTTCCTGCCGAACTGGTATGATTGTGGTATACCGGAGACATTTCTTTCATCCAACAAGGCTCTTCTCACCTCATCCGGATTATCCATCGAGGGGTCAACCATTATTGAGCCCGTAAGCATCGGTTCCGGTTGCCATATTGAAAGTAGCACCGTTGGTCCCTTCGTAACCATTATGGACGACTGCCAGGTCGTCAATTCCAGGTTGGACGATACCATCGTGCTATGGGATTCGGAGATCAGGGATGCCACAGTATCTCACGCAATCGTGGGAAACGGCCACCGATTGCCCTGA
- the lspA gene encoding signal peptidase II, with translation MFRPLVYSAFVVSIDQLAKHLVRSRMSVHESIPVLGNFFHLTYVENSGAAFGINFQGGPVVFTVAALMATVLVIWYLWKLREKGFALKLSLALILGGAVGNLADRLLFGKVVDFFDFGIGGYHWPVFNVADSAVTVGMFIFLFRSLSGATGPQKGTAALNADS, from the coding sequence TTGTTCAGGCCTCTCGTCTATTCTGCCTTCGTAGTCAGCATTGATCAACTGGCAAAACATCTTGTCCGATCACGCATGTCCGTCCACGAATCGATTCCTGTTCTGGGCAACTTTTTCCACCTCACCTACGTAGAAAACTCAGGAGCAGCATTTGGCATAAACTTTCAGGGTGGTCCCGTAGTTTTCACGGTGGCGGCCCTCATGGCGACCGTCCTGGTTATCTGGTACTTGTGGAAATTGCGTGAGAAGGGCTTTGCCCTGAAACTGTCCCTTGCACTCATTTTGGGTGGTGCGGTAGGAAACCTTGCTGACAGATTGCTTTTCGGCAAGGTCGTTGATTTCTTTGATTTCGGAATCGGAGGCTACCACTGGCCCGTATTCAACGTAGCCGATTCAGCGGTGACTGTTGGCATGTTTATTTTCCTTTTTCGATCCCTTTCTGGCGCCACGGGTCCCCAGAAAGGTACTGCCGCGTTAAATGCCGATTCTTGA
- the metK gene encoding methionine adenosyltransferase produces the protein MRRRIFTSESVTEGHPDKICDQISDSILDDIIRQDPEARVACEVLTTTGLVLVAGEITTSCYSDIPNVVRSTLRDIGYTDPEFGLDYQDCSVLISVHEQSGNIAAGVDESEGHEQGAGDQGLMFGYACSETDVLMPLPIHLAHALARRLAQVRKEGILPWVRPDGKTQVSVLYEDSKPVSVEKVVIAVQHDPAIPVEEIHSEIEQKVILPVCGSWAHDRTEYFINSTGIFEKGGPEADTGLTGRKIIVDTYGGMGRHGGGCFSGKDPSKVDRSASYMARYIAKNIVASGLADRCEIQFAYSIGEAKPVGLFVDSFGTGKIPDRKLVEITKEHFPATPKEIIEYLDLKRPIYRKTAAYGHFGREEEGFTWEKLDKVEELKRYSKGK, from the coding sequence GTGAGGCGGAGAATTTTTACATCCGAATCCGTGACGGAAGGTCATCCGGATAAAATCTGTGATCAGATTTCAGATTCCATTCTCGATGACATCATCCGGCAGGATCCGGAAGCGAGGGTAGCTTGCGAGGTGTTGACCACTACCGGTTTGGTCCTCGTGGCAGGGGAAATCACCACGAGCTGCTATTCGGATATTCCCAACGTGGTTCGATCTACCCTGAGGGATATTGGGTATACGGATCCTGAATTCGGTCTCGATTATCAGGATTGCTCTGTTCTTATATCCGTGCATGAGCAGAGTGGCAACATTGCCGCAGGTGTAGATGAGAGCGAGGGTCATGAGCAGGGGGCCGGTGATCAAGGATTGATGTTCGGCTACGCTTGCAGCGAAACGGACGTCCTAATGCCCCTTCCCATACATCTGGCCCACGCGCTGGCGAGGCGGTTGGCACAGGTTCGTAAGGAGGGCATTCTGCCATGGGTCCGACCCGACGGAAAAACTCAGGTGTCGGTCCTGTATGAAGATTCAAAACCTGTGAGCGTCGAGAAGGTTGTCATCGCCGTTCAGCACGACCCTGCTATTCCCGTCGAGGAGATCCATTCCGAAATAGAGCAGAAAGTAATCCTGCCTGTCTGCGGGAGTTGGGCGCATGACCGGACCGAGTATTTCATCAATTCCACAGGCATTTTTGAGAAGGGGGGACCGGAAGCCGACACGGGGCTCACGGGCCGGAAAATTATTGTCGACACGTACGGCGGAATGGGTCGCCACGGAGGGGGCTGTTTTTCCGGAAAGGACCCGAGCAAAGTCGACCGTTCGGCCTCATACATGGCAAGATACATTGCGAAAAACATTGTTGCTTCGGGTCTTGCGGACCGGTGTGAAATCCAGTTTGCCTATTCCATCGGCGAAGCCAAACCTGTCGGTCTATTTGTGGATAGCTTCGGGACCGGGAAGATACCCGATAGGAAGCTGGTAGAGATCACCAAGGAACATTTCCCGGCAACCCCGAAGGAGATCATCGAGTATCTGGATCTCAAAAGGCCCATTTACCGGAAAACGGCGGCCTACGGTCATTTCGGAAGGGAAGAGGAAGGTTTCACCTGGGAAAAACTGGACAAGGTTGAGGAACTCAAGCGGTACTCGAAAGGGAAGTAA
- a CDS encoding tyrosine-type recombinase/integrase: MDEEKWEIVRQFLDYLEKERHYSPHTVKAYGNDLHRFVEFLEVPDFSRVDRNVVTKFLSEELIKKGYEKHSRDGKTIKKGYDSRSIARKVATLKSFFKYLLRAEIIPVNPISSLRIPRTSKKLPDYLERKVVEELLKMPIDRPLKNRKSWEAERDKAILEIFYSTGMRLNELVTLSMDDMDMSGNLVKVTGKGGRERIIPFGDTAKKAVLAYLAKSGRSDTGRKGKVTSHGASPGDPLFISSSGKRISARTIDDRLRRYFRKLSGSTGFSPHRLRHTFATHLLDAGMDIRAVKELLGHASLSTTQGYTHLQVEQMKKVFDQAHPHA; this comes from the coding sequence ATGGATGAAGAAAAATGGGAAATCGTTAGACAATTCCTGGATTATCTCGAAAAGGAGAGGCATTACTCACCCCATACTGTCAAGGCTTATGGCAACGACCTGCACCGGTTCGTGGAATTTCTTGAAGTTCCGGATTTTTCAAGGGTTGACCGAAACGTGGTTACGAAATTCTTGAGCGAGGAGTTGATCAAAAAAGGGTACGAGAAGCACTCCAGGGATGGAAAGACCATTAAGAAGGGGTACGACTCACGGTCAATCGCGCGAAAAGTCGCTACGTTGAAATCCTTTTTCAAGTATCTCCTCAGGGCTGAAATCATCCCTGTCAACCCCATTTCATCCCTCAGAATCCCCAGGACGTCGAAGAAACTGCCAGATTATTTGGAAAGAAAGGTGGTAGAAGAATTGCTCAAAATGCCCATCGATCGTCCTCTGAAAAATCGAAAATCGTGGGAGGCAGAGAGGGACAAGGCCATTCTTGAAATCTTCTACAGCACGGGGATGCGTCTGAACGAGCTCGTTACCCTCTCCATGGATGACATGGACATGTCTGGAAACCTGGTGAAGGTTACGGGGAAAGGTGGCAGGGAGAGGATTATTCCGTTCGGGGACACCGCCAAAAAGGCGGTTCTGGCTTACCTCGCCAAGTCGGGAAGATCGGACACAGGTAGGAAAGGAAAAGTGACATCCCATGGGGCGAGTCCAGGGGATCCTCTTTTCATCTCCAGCAGCGGCAAGAGAATTTCAGCCAGGACCATTGACGACAGGTTGAGGAGATACTTCAGGAAGCTGTCGGGATCAACGGGTTTCAGTCCCCATCGACTGAGGCATACATTTGCCACACACCTGCTCGATGCGGGCATGGATATACGAGCGGTGAAGGAACTCCTGGGTCATGCCAGCCTTTCTACTACCCAGGGCTATACCCATCTTCAGGTAGAGCAAATGAAAAAGGTATTTGATCAGGCACATCCGCACGCCTAG
- a CDS encoding TraR/DksA C4-type zinc finger protein, whose protein sequence is MAKKKLTKAKLNHFKTIILEKQEKALAEMGYIRKSSLDDTGNLDKTASDSTYAYHMADVGTDSQEREKSFLWYTRENNFIRHLDNALERIRQGTYGFCVECGNPIMEERLEEVPHTQHCVNCKNHQNR, encoded by the coding sequence ATGGCTAAGAAAAAACTTACCAAAGCGAAACTCAATCATTTCAAGACAATAATCCTAGAGAAACAAGAAAAGGCTCTTGCAGAGATGGGATATATTCGAAAGAGCTCCCTTGACGATACGGGAAACCTGGACAAGACAGCCAGTGACTCCACCTACGCTTACCACATGGCCGATGTTGGCACGGATTCCCAGGAGAGGGAAAAATCATTTCTATGGTACACGCGTGAGAACAACTTTATTCGCCACCTCGATAATGCGCTGGAACGAATCAGACAGGGGACATACGGCTTCTGCGTCGAGTGTGGCAACCCGATTATGGAAGAACGATTGGAGGAAGTTCCGCATACCCAACATTGCGTAAACTGTAAGAATCATCAGAATCGCTAA
- the raiA gene encoding ribosome-associated translation inhibitor RaiA, whose amino-acid sequence MIIEITVRHFNPAENVREYALKKVNKIHKYFPKPISCHVILTHESNGYTTDITLAVSGKKLFVSETSDDLFKSIDGAVDKSIARALKFKSTRYAHK is encoded by the coding sequence ATGATCATAGAGATTACCGTGCGCCACTTCAATCCAGCGGAAAACGTTCGTGAGTATGCTCTGAAGAAAGTGAACAAGATCCATAAATATTTTCCGAAACCTATTAGCTGTCATGTAATTCTTACCCATGAGAGCAACGGGTACACCACGGACATCACCCTTGCCGTGTCGGGGAAAAAACTCTTTGTGAGCGAAACAAGCGACGATCTGTTCAAATCGATAGACGGTGCAGTGGACAAGTCGATAGCCCGCGCGCTGAAATTCAAGAGCACTCGGTACGCACATAAATAG
- a CDS encoding RluA family pseudouridine synthase, translated as MPILDLTAHLSKVRLDKYLADEIEVLSRSKARECIESDNVSVDGKREKPSYMLKGGESIRIELPVEPPLAVEGENIPLDIIHEDDELIVINKPAGLVVHPGAGNIQGTLVNALVYHFTRLSSVHGDRRPGIVHRLDKDTSGVLVVAKTDQSHMHVAKQFSSHSVEKTYWGVVWGKFDRNEGVVEGPITRHPRDRKKFAVVEYGRRAVTRYWVEREFDTLTLVGLMPVTGRTHQLRVHMAHVGHPVFADEIYGGGKSRLKGYSPHQRDFLISLYSSIQRQALHALSITVVHPKSRKGMTFEAPVPADFQTVIDTLERRHG; from the coding sequence ATGCCGATTCTTGACCTGACAGCCCATCTCTCCAAGGTCCGCCTGGACAAATATCTTGCCGATGAAATTGAGGTGCTTTCACGGTCGAAAGCCAGAGAATGCATCGAATCCGATAATGTTTCCGTCGACGGGAAACGAGAAAAGCCGAGTTATATGCTGAAGGGTGGAGAGTCGATCCGGATTGAATTGCCCGTGGAGCCTCCGTTAGCCGTTGAAGGTGAGAATATTCCCCTGGATATTATTCATGAGGACGATGAACTTATCGTTATCAATAAGCCGGCCGGTCTTGTCGTTCACCCGGGGGCGGGGAACATTCAAGGCACTCTGGTAAATGCCCTGGTTTATCATTTTACCAGACTATCTTCCGTTCATGGTGACAGGCGTCCCGGAATCGTACATCGCCTGGATAAGGATACATCGGGAGTCCTTGTGGTAGCAAAAACAGATCAGTCGCATATGCACGTAGCGAAGCAATTCAGTTCGCACTCGGTTGAGAAAACCTATTGGGGAGTGGTGTGGGGAAAGTTTGACAGAAACGAAGGTGTTGTGGAAGGTCCCATAACCCGTCATCCCCGGGACCGGAAAAAGTTCGCGGTGGTGGAATATGGGAGACGGGCCGTCACCCGATACTGGGTGGAAAGGGAGTTTGACACTCTTACCCTCGTTGGACTGATGCCCGTAACAGGTCGTACTCATCAGCTGCGAGTTCACATGGCGCATGTTGGCCATCCCGTTTTCGCCGATGAGATCTATGGTGGTGGGAAATCCCGGCTGAAGGGATATTCCCCCCATCAAAGGGATTTCCTTATTTCCCTCTATTCTTCGATCCAGAGGCAAGCTCTGCACGCCCTGAGCATAACAGTGGTTCATCCGAAATCCCGCAAAGGAATGACCTTCGAAGCCCCCGTCCCCGCCGATTTTCAAACAGTGATTGACACATTGGAACGACGGCATGGATGA
- the ahcY gene encoding adenosylhomocysteinase yields the protein MVDHDVQDLELAERGKRRILWAERNMPVLVSIHDRLSEEVPLKDVRLSACLHVTAETANLMRALKAGGAEVVLCASNPLSTQDDVAASLVKDFDIRVYAVNGEDTETYYDHIRAALDNEPLITLDDGADLVSTLHSKYPQNTSKVSCSMEETTTGVIRLRAMEKSGALKIPIVAVNDADTKHLFDNRYGTGQSTLDGIIRATGILLAGKVFVVAGYGMCGRGLASRARGMGAHVVVTEVDPLRALEASLDGFQVMPMSQAAPLGDIFCTVTGDTTVLNLSHFEQMKDGAIVANSGHFNVEIDVEALDMLATEVNRNVRDFVDEYVMADNRRIYLLCEGRLINLVAAEGHPASVMDMSFSLQALMAEYAVKNELPVAVHKVPREIDELVASLKLKAMGINIDSLSEEQKDYLASWEVGT from the coding sequence ATGGTAGACCACGACGTTCAAGACTTGGAACTGGCCGAGAGGGGGAAACGACGGATCCTGTGGGCTGAAAGGAATATGCCTGTACTGGTTTCCATACATGACCGGCTGTCCGAAGAAGTGCCTCTGAAGGACGTTCGTCTGTCCGCTTGCCTGCATGTGACGGCGGAAACGGCAAATCTCATGAGGGCTCTAAAAGCCGGCGGGGCCGAGGTGGTTCTTTGCGCAAGTAATCCACTTTCCACCCAGGATGACGTCGCAGCATCTCTGGTCAAGGACTTCGATATTCGAGTCTATGCCGTCAATGGCGAAGATACGGAGACGTACTACGATCATATTCGAGCAGCTCTTGATAACGAACCGCTGATTACTCTTGACGACGGAGCCGATCTTGTGAGTACGCTCCATTCAAAATATCCACAAAATACGTCTAAAGTCAGTTGCAGCATGGAAGAGACAACTACCGGTGTCATACGACTGAGAGCCATGGAGAAATCGGGTGCTCTAAAGATCCCCATTGTGGCCGTGAATGACGCCGATACTAAGCATCTGTTCGATAATCGCTATGGGACGGGCCAGTCGACGCTCGATGGGATTATTCGTGCCACGGGTATCCTTCTGGCGGGCAAAGTTTTCGTCGTGGCAGGATACGGGATGTGCGGTCGCGGACTTGCAAGCCGAGCCAGGGGCATGGGAGCCCACGTCGTCGTCACAGAAGTTGATCCCCTTAGGGCTCTGGAAGCATCTCTGGATGGATTTCAAGTGATGCCTATGAGTCAGGCCGCCCCTTTGGGTGACATATTTTGTACCGTGACAGGTGACACCACAGTTCTGAATCTGAGCCATTTTGAACAAATGAAAGATGGAGCAATCGTGGCAAACTCTGGCCATTTTAACGTGGAAATCGATGTAGAAGCCCTGGATATGCTTGCGACAGAAGTAAACCGGAACGTGAGAGACTTCGTTGATGAATACGTTATGGCAGACAACCGTCGCATTTACCTGCTCTGCGAGGGGAGACTCATCAATCTCGTGGCTGCCGAGGGTCACCCTGCTTCTGTCATGGATATGAGCTTTTCTCTTCAGGCTCTCATGGCGGAGTACGCCGTCAAGAATGAACTTCCCGTTGCCGTCCACAAAGTGCCCCGAGAGATCGACGAGCTCGTGGCATCACTCAAGCTTAAGGCCATGGGCATCAATATTGACTCACTTTCTGAGGAACAGAAGGACTACCTGGCTTCCTGGGAAGTGGGAACATAG